In the genome of Herpetosiphon gulosus, the window AGGCGGGCAATTCGCCTGCTCTTGCTGATTGATAAGGCTATTGGTATTGGTTGCATAAGTGGTTGATATTCCAATGATCAGGCTTATTAGAATGCTCAACAAACACAAGCGTAGCCATGGATAGGCGATTCCTGTAGATGGATTGATCTGCATAATGGCTCCTTTACAAATTTATCGCTTGGTACTTTGATCGTTCGGCGTTGGTGTCGGGTCTAATGGTTTCGCAGTTGATGACGGCGTAGCTGGAATCACCATGCTGGTCGGGCTTGGAGTAGCCGTTGGGATTAGTGTGCCAATCGCAGTTGGTGGTGCTGGCGTGCCAATCGCAGTTGGTGGTGCTGGCGTGCCAATCGCAGTTGGTGGTGCTGGTGTGCCAATCGCCGTTGGTGGTGCGGTTGGAACCATCGGTTGACTGCTTGGTGGTATCCTTGTCGGAATTTCAGGCGATTGCTGGATCTCAGTTGGCAATGCTGTTATTGGTTCTGGCTTATTGGTTGGCAACGGAACCTCAGTTGGTGGCAACGGAACCTCAGTCGGCAATGGTTCCTGCGTCACAATAGGAACCTCGGTTGGTAAGGTTATCGGCACTTCTGTAGGTGGCAAACTCGGGCGAATACTCGTAGGCAGTGGATTAGCTAACATCGGTGGCGCGATCGTTTGAGTGGCCAATGGAACTAAATCGCTAGTTGGTATAACCGTAAAGGTTAAGGGTAGATTTGTTGGATTATCTCGATTAACCGTTGCTATTGGTGTTAGCGAAGGGTGGTCTTGCGCTATTACCAAAGAGGCGGTGGCCGAGATTGGCGGGTTGTGAGCCAAACGGAAATCTTGATCAGCTTGCGGTGACTGACGCGTGATCCCAATCCATATCAATGCCATAACAAGCGCAGCTAGCCCCACATAGATTGGGCGGCGAGTTTGCCAAAATTGGCTAGGTTTCCATGATGGGTTGATCGTATTCGAACGGATCATTGTTAGGAGTGCCACTGGCGGGCGGGCTTCGGTCTGACCAAGCAGGGTAAACCAACGCTCGGTTTGGGTCTCCAAATCAAGCACCAGTGCTCGACATGGGCCGCAGTTCATCAAATGTGCCTCAATTGCCGCAGCATCTGTTGGTGACACCTCCGCATGTTGTGACAACTTAAGCTTAATATCACCGCAGT includes:
- a CDS encoding zf-HC2 domain-containing protein is translated as MNCGDIKLKLSQHAEVSPTDAAAIEAHLMNCGPCRALVLDLETQTERWFTLLGQTEARPPVALLTMIRSNTINPSWKPSQFWQTRRPIYVGLAALVMALIWIGITRQSPQADQDFRLAHNPPISATASLVIAQDHPSLTPIATVNRDNPTNLPLTFTVIPTSDLVPLATQTIAPPMLANPLPTSIRPSLPPTEVPITLPTEVPIVTQEPLPTEVPLPPTEVPLPTNKPEPITALPTEIQQSPEIPTRIPPSSQPMVPTAPPTAIGTPAPPTAIGTPAPPTAIGTPAPPTAIGTLIPTATPSPTSMVIPATPSSTAKPLDPTPTPNDQSTKR